One region of Wyeomyia smithii strain HCP4-BCI-WySm-NY-G18 chromosome 3, ASM2978416v1, whole genome shotgun sequence genomic DNA includes:
- the LOC129731634 gene encoding peritrophin-44-like isoform X3, with translation MSPAVDLRCTHQDEFLYASPTSRCSSYYRCFQRQAIRYKCNDKSVFDFYQQKCTRNQITCYEPICTGKSDGQYADTTQACRRSYRCKGGQLIAIDNCPQGSLFDGNQCSPQNKVNCESATVSAVAIPFGGDQRCYGLQDGNHVIEDEQCKKYMICEDSNVVDVLECPFGYSFNEMTRMCTFSEGVATSGCMSNSMDTEEDICSWLPNGLHLEPTSKTCKSYIKCLDGRTGSKHDCPKSTVFNGIQCVPDFLYHCPRLALPGDICDKKVNGYHIDPRKGCSYFVRCENQKTVENHSCPSGFQYDPVKNVCVEPLRGEACHESGYSGDCVQRSAGFYQEFSESSKCAQYFYCFNGNKTTLRCPNGLVFDGENCVSSSKYVCPSMSSSSCVNKPNGYYRDPTSGCRSYFYCSEGSKTSYLCSPGQIFSKDHCVDRLEDSFCTEDLVCNGKSDGYYHDLQSYCRNYYYCQKGEKLQTLTCRGSKIFNGNSCVSPESYTCPHGEAAADPLVNCIARSCEPICKKNGFQTDYDSNCENYYFCIDGKKSVLSCSNNYVFNGEICVPRGAYRCPKYCDGTVSCSGR, from the exons ATGTCCCCAGCAGTAGATCTCCGATGCACCCACCAGGATGAGTTTTTATACGCAAGTCCCACCAGCAGGTGTTCATCGTACTACCGATGCTTTCAGCGGCAGGCCATTCGGtacaaatgcaacgataaatcaGTCTTCGATTTTTACCAGCAAAAATGCACCCGCAATCAAA TAACCTGCTACGAACCCATTTGCACGGGAAAATCGGACGGTCAGTATGCGGATACAACGCAGGCCTGCAGGAGGTCGTACCGCTGCAAAGGCGGTCAGCTCATTGCAATTGACAACTGTCCACAGGGTTCTCTTTTCGATGGTAACCAATGTTCGCCGCAAAACAAGGTAAACTGCGAAAGTGCTACCGTATCAGCTGTAGCAATACCCTTCGGTGGAGATCAGCGATGCTACGGACTGCAAGACGGGAATCACGTGATCGAAGACGAACAGTGCAAGAAATATATGATTTGTGAGGATAGCAACGTGGTTGATGTGCTGGAGTGTCCTTTCGGTTATTCGTTCAACGAGATGACACGAATGTGTACGTTTTCTGAGGGCGTGGCAACGTCCGGTTGCATGAGCAACTCCATGGACACAGAGGAGGATATTTGTTCTTGGCTTCCGAACGGTCTTCACTTGGAGCCGACCTCTAAAACATGCAAGAGCTACATCAAATGCCTAGATGGTAGGACTGGGTCTAAGCATGACTGTCCTAAATCTACTGTTTTCAATGGAATCCAATGCGTACCAGATTTCCTCTACCATTGTCCTAGGTTAGCGCTGCCGGGTGATATCTGTGACAAGAAGGTAAACGGTTACCATATTGACCCCAGGAAGGGTTGCTCGTATTTTGTTCGCtgtgaaaatcaaaaaacagtTGAGAATCATTCCTGTCCATCGGGATTTCAGTACGATCCAGTGAAAAATGTCTGTGTAGAACCCCTTCGCGGGGAAGCTTGCCACGAGTCGGGATATTCTGGTGACTGTGTTCAGCGTTCAGCAGGATTCTATCAAGAATTTTCGGAGAGCTCCAAATGTGCCCAGTACTTCTACTGCTTCAATGGTAATAAAACTACACTTCGGTGCCCAAATGGTCTTGTATTTGATGGTGAAAATTGTGTAAGTTCTTCCAAATACGTATGTCCCAGTATGAGCTCCAGTTCGTGTGTGAACAAACCAAACGGCTACTATCGGGATCCAACAAGCGGATGTCGGTCGTATTTCTACTGTTCGGAGGGCAGCAAAACATCATATCTGTGCAGTCCGGGACAAATATTCAGCAAAGATCATTGCGTAGATCGTCTGGAGGATTCCTTTTGTACGGAAGATTTGGTTTGCAATGGCAAATCCGATGGATATTACCATGATCTGCAGTCGTACTGTCGTAACTATTACTACTGTCAGAAGGGTGAGAAGCTGCAAACGCTAACATGCCGtggaagcaaaatattcaatgggaATAGCTGTGTATCACCGGAAAGTTACACTTGTCCACACGGAGAGGCTGCCGCGGATCCTTTAGTGAATTGCATAGCACGTTCCTGCGAGCCGATCTGCAAGAAAAATGGCTTTCAGACGGACTACGATAGTAATTGTGAAAACTATTACTTCTGCATCGATGGCAAAAAATCCGTTCTATCCTGTTCGAATAATTACGTCTTTAACGGGGAAATATGCGTGCCTCGTGGCGCATATCGCTGTCCAAAGTACTGCGATGGTACGGTTTCCTGCAGTGGAAGGTAA
- the LOC129733300 gene encoding uncharacterized protein LOC129733300, with product MRLFVVPCLFHLSAMAFAGPIVTKAEYEELEVPSPSVTSYPQVPTTQYEASTQVNKPAYFNYYSTPSYSKLDVSSTTSYPTTSTSTTDKYWNSMLDEHNKKYHYITETLGNYNDKMADQVRGAFAEVHQAMSYQPKKYAYDDIYTSSSSGVAESQKNSAHLKLALGQLEEQLAQMKMWLAIKEASQQGKSETEETVQRRPGGY from the exons ATGCGTTTATTTGTTGTACCCTGTCTGTTTCATCTGTCGGCAATGGCATTTGCTGGGCCAATTGTAACAAAAGCGG AATACGAAGAGCTAGAGGTACCAAGTCCATCGGTTACCAGCTACCCACAAGTTCCCACAACACAGTACGAAGCTAGCACCCAAGTCAATAAACCAGCATACTTCAATTATTACAGTACGCCAAGTTACAGTAAATTGGATGTAAGCTCAACGACTTCCTATCCTACTACCAGCACCAGCACCACAGACAAGTACTGGAACAGCATGCTTGACGAGCACAACAAAAAGTATCATTACATAACGGAAACGCTTGGCAACTACAACGACAAAATGGCCGACCAGGTAAGGGGTGCATTTGCTGAAGTCCATCAGGCAATGTCATATCAGCCTAAAAAGTACGCGTATGACGATATTTACACCAGTAGCAGTAGTGGTGTGGCCGAATCACAGAAAAACAGTGCCCACCTGAAACTGGCTCTCGGTCAGCTGGAGGAGCAACTCGCGCAGATGAAGATGTGGCTAGCGATCAAGGAAGCCAGCCAGCAGGGCAAGTCCGAGACGGAGGAAACCGTACAGCGAAGACCTGGTGGGTACTGA